A DNA window from Anaerocolumna sp. AGMB13020 contains the following coding sequences:
- a CDS encoding LytTR family transcriptional regulator DNA-binding domain-containing protein, whose translation MSVRKELKMLLIRDLYKDNKSQSIKGLNITVNPGSSVSLECNSEISDLLFQLILGKELPSRGEILLGDMSSQDYIRKNPNSVGVILKEDALYEGMTIESYLKFFTEIYGNNGDYKAVMLKLALLDIGKEVISKLSYSQKRRVSLAREILKNPTLLLIQEPILNLDNEGASLIIENIRKLCDRNTALLLTSVHLKDTILVGDKAYRLEEEGCTEINNNEVPVQSKIIPEDVKNTYSIEKIPAKIDDKILLFDPMEIDYVESGEGSCYLYIRGEKFPCGLSLTELEERLKYFGFFRSHRSYLVNLQRVREVVTWTRNSFSLNLDDKLKSSIPLSKGRLEELKTILKL comes from the coding sequence ATGTCAGTCAGAAAGGAATTAAAGATGCTGCTAATCAGAGATTTATATAAGGATAATAAGAGTCAATCCATCAAAGGACTTAATATAACAGTAAACCCTGGCAGTTCCGTAAGCCTGGAATGCAATAGTGAGATAAGTGATTTATTATTTCAGTTGATTCTAGGCAAAGAACTTCCCTCCAGAGGTGAAATATTACTGGGTGACATGTCTTCTCAGGACTATATACGTAAAAATCCCAATTCTGTCGGTGTTATTTTAAAAGAAGATGCCTTATATGAGGGGATGACCATCGAGAGTTATCTGAAATTCTTCACAGAGATTTATGGAAACAATGGTGATTATAAAGCTGTTATGTTAAAACTGGCGCTTCTTGATATCGGAAAAGAAGTTATCAGTAAATTAAGCTATTCTCAAAAGAGAAGAGTCAGTCTTGCAAGAGAAATACTGAAAAACCCAACTCTTCTCCTCATTCAGGAACCAATATTAAATCTGGATAACGAAGGTGCCAGTCTGATAATTGAAAACATCCGAAAGCTTTGTGATAGAAATACTGCCCTTCTTCTGACTTCCGTACATTTAAAAGATACTATCCTTGTGGGGGATAAAGCCTACCGTCTTGAAGAAGAAGGTTGTACTGAAATCAATAACAATGAAGTCCCTGTTCAAAGTAAAATCATACCAGAAGATGTTAAGAATACTTATTCCATTGAAAAAATCCCCGCCAAAATTGATGATAAGATTCTCCTCTTTGATCCAATGGAAATTGATTATGTAGAGAGTGGGGAGGGTTCCTGCTACTTATATATCCGGGGCGAAAAATTCCCCTGTGGTCTTTCCTTAACCGAACTGGAAGAGAGACTCAAATATTTTGGATTCTTTCGAAGTCACCGTTCCTATCTTGTCAATCTCCAGAGAGTCAGAGAAGTGGTTACCTGGACCAGGAACAGCTTCAGTCTGAATTTGGATGATAAACTTAAGAGTTCCATTCCCCTTTCCAAAGGACGGCTGGAGGAATTAAAGACTATTTTGAAGCTTTAA
- a CDS encoding ABC transporter ATP-binding protein, with protein sequence MNYIIDMDNVKKNFKETTALAGLNVKVKEGEIFGFLGPSGSGKTTTIKLLTSQLLPSAGSVKVFGKEVYTNKQHIFDQTGILSDNSGIYDRLSVWDNLALYTDIYGISEKNIDEILDKVGLAESRKLEARKLSKGMKQRLMLARSVIHKPKLLFLDEPTSALDPGTALEIHKLLRLLNKEGTTIFLTTHNMEEADKLCDRVAFLNNGEIVELGSPSQLKLKYITDEIQIILKGSPEKLLLKNTPDTGRKIMEWMNDNKLLSIHSTEPTLEQIFLMLTGREL encoded by the coding sequence ATGAACTACATTATAGACATGGATAATGTCAAAAAAAATTTCAAAGAAACAACAGCTTTAGCAGGACTTAATGTTAAAGTAAAAGAAGGAGAAATATTCGGCTTCTTAGGACCAAGTGGTTCCGGGAAAACTACCACTATTAAATTACTTACCTCTCAGCTCCTCCCTTCTGCAGGAAGTGTCAAAGTATTTGGGAAAGAGGTTTATACAAATAAACAGCATATCTTTGATCAAACTGGTATCTTAAGCGATAACAGCGGTATATATGATAGACTATCCGTATGGGATAACCTGGCACTCTATACAGATATTTATGGAATTTCCGAGAAAAACATCGATGAGATACTTGATAAGGTTGGTCTGGCTGAGAGCAGGAAATTAGAAGCCAGAAAACTCTCAAAAGGTATGAAGCAGCGTTTAATGTTGGCTCGCTCGGTAATTCACAAGCCAAAGCTTCTTTTCCTGGATGAGCCCACCTCGGCTTTGGATCCTGGAACTGCACTGGAAATCCATAAGCTGTTAAGACTGCTAAACAAAGAAGGAACCACCATCTTCCTGACCACTCATAACATGGAAGAAGCGGATAAGTTATGTGACAGAGTTGCCTTCTTAAACAACGGAGAAATCGTTGAACTTGGAAGTCCTTCCCAGTTAAAACTTAAATATATAACCGATGAAATCCAGATTATCTTAAAAGGAAGCCCTGAAAAACTTCTTCTTAAGAACACTCCGGACACCGGCAGAAAAATTATGGAATGGATGAACGACAACAAACTTCTTTCCATCCATTCAACAGAACCTACATTAGAACAAATATTTCTTATGCTTACAGGGAGGGAATTATAA
- a CDS encoding ABC transporter permease: protein MTISLRRIKALTKKEFKSFTKNSNVLLMCLLPIIFSILYTYIYGSSENGIPKLMVLLLCLNMNLIMCSSFTIAMLIAEEKEKNTLRTLLLSGVSALEFLFGKVVLTLILSTLTNILIYFICGIEVKYLGWFLLITTLVIISMIIIGALIGMFSKNQMSTSVVGMPVLLVFLLIPMMAEFNENVKKIAKFTPNYNMNVILSKVLDGGVLSSQEILPFVSIFVWIVLTGVGFIITYNKVGIDK, encoded by the coding sequence ATGACAATATCCTTAAGAAGAATAAAAGCTTTAACCAAAAAGGAATTTAAGAGTTTTACCAAAAATTCAAATGTCCTGTTAATGTGCTTGCTGCCAATTATATTCAGTATTCTCTATACTTATATCTATGGTAGTAGCGAGAACGGTATACCAAAGCTTATGGTTTTACTTCTCTGTCTGAATATGAATCTGATTATGTGCTCCAGTTTCACAATTGCCATGCTGATTGCAGAGGAGAAAGAAAAAAACACCTTAAGAACCCTGTTATTATCAGGTGTATCCGCACTAGAATTCCTCTTTGGTAAAGTGGTCCTGACTCTGATACTATCAACCCTTACCAACATCCTCATATATTTTATCTGCGGTATAGAGGTTAAGTACTTAGGCTGGTTTCTGTTAATCACAACTTTGGTTATTATCAGTATGATTATTATAGGAGCGCTAATTGGTATGTTTTCCAAGAATCAAATGTCTACCAGCGTTGTGGGTATGCCGGTTTTACTGGTATTTCTCCTTATACCAATGATGGCGGAATTCAATGAGAATGTCAAAAAAATTGCAAAATTTACACCCAATTATAATATGAATGTTATTCTAAGTAAGGTACTTGACGGAGGAGTTCTTTCCTCTCAGGAAATATTGCCTTTTGTATCAATATTTGTATGGATTGTTCTTACAGGTGTCGGTTTTATTATAACTTATAATAAAGTAGGTATAGATAAATAA